In the genome of Labrus mixtus chromosome 21, fLabMix1.1, whole genome shotgun sequence, one region contains:
- the mfsd13a gene encoding transmembrane protein 180, translating to MGRRVWSWQSVFSTAVLYGSLALFTSILHNVFLLYYVQTFVSVYKIDKVSFWIGESVFLIWNSLNDPLFGWLSDRSFLSSPQSGSQITTPEVVLKRLKALSTNGPLFSLSFLAFWVAWASPGLQFLLCLCLYDGFLTMVDLHHSALLADLAVSAADRTRLNFHCSVFSALGSFSVFLSYSFWDREDFYSFRVFCVTLAAFSVLGFFLVSRLLRQRFQKEVLPKLDEAQTLKDLSVGHAPMTHPEKPVTIGQYIKQLSKHKNFLWFVSMNLIQVFHCHFNSNFFPLFLEHLLSDNISASTGSILLGISYIAPHLNNLYFLTLCQRYGVYQVIRWLFMVKLGLSVAMLLAGADHIYLLCIFIASNRVFTEGTCKLLKLVITDLVDEDFVVNKRQQAASALLFGMVALLTKPGQTFAPLIGTWLLCAYTGYDIFEREPVKDSLASVPDVASGSGTPPLRLGCFYMVVFVPITCALLQLAAWSRFTLHGRKLQGIKTLRQGAQHGHLIDVKAI from the exons ATGGGCAGGAGGGTCTGGAGCTGGCAAAGTGTCTTCTCCACTGCAGTGCTCTACGGCTCTCTGGCTCTGTTTACCTCCATCCTCCACAATGTGTTCCTGCTCTACTACGTACAGACATTCGTGTCCGTCTACAAGATTGATAAAGTCTCCTTCTGGATTGGAGAG TCAGTTTTCCTGATATGGAACAGTCTGAACGACCCTCTCTTCGGCTGGCTGAGCGATCGCTCCTTCCTCAGCTCGCCTCA GTCAGGCTCTCAGATCACAACTCCAGAGGTGGTGCTGAAGCGCCTTAAGGCCCTCTCCACAAATGGCCCCCTCTTCTCCCTGTCCTTCCTGGCCTTCTGGGTGGCGTGGGCCAGTCCAGGCCTGCAgttcctgctgtgtttgtgtctgtacgACGGTTTCCTCACCATGGTGGACCTGCACCACAGCGCCCTGCTGGCTGACCTCGCCGTGTCCGCCGCCGATCGCACGCGCCTCAACTTCCACTGCTCCGTGTTCAGCGCTCTGGGCTCCTTCTCAGTGTTCCTGTCCTACTCCTTCTGGGACAGGGAGGACTTCTACTCCTTCCGTGTCTTCTGTGTGACTCTGGCGGCTTTTTCCGTCTTGGGCTTTTTCTTGGTGTCTCGGTTGCTGCGGCAACGTTTCCAAAAGGAAGTCCTTCCCAAGCTGGATGAGGCACAGACACTCAAAGA CCTGAGTGTCGGCCACGCTCCAATGACACACCCAGAAAAACCTGTCACTATCGGACAGTATATCAAGCAGCTCTCCAAACACAAGAACTTCTTGTGGTTTGTGTCCATGAACCTCATTCAG GTGTTTCACTGCCATTTTAACAGCAACTTCTTCCCTCTTTTCCTGGAGCATCTCCTGTCTGACAATATTTCTGCCTCCACCGGGTCAATCCTACTGG GGATCTCTTACATTGCCCCCCACCTGAACAACTTGTATTTCCTGACACTGTGCCAGCGTTACGGGGTTTACCAGGTTATCCGCTGGCTATTTATGGTCAAACTGGGACTTAGTGTGGCTATGCTGCTGGCAGGGGCTGACCACATTTATCTGCTGTGCATCTTCATTGCTAG TAACCGGGTGTTCACAGAAGGGACGTGCAAGCTGCTGAAGCTGGTCATTACCGACCTGGTGGACGAAGACTTTGTGGTCAACAAGCGTCAGCAGGCCGCCTCTGCGCTCCTCTTCGGGATGGTCGCCCTTTTGACCAAACCTGGCCAGACATTCGCTCCACTCATTGGCACCTGGCTGCTGTGTGCTTACACag GTTACGATATTTTCGAGAGGGAACCCGTGAAGGACTCTCTGGCGTCGGTGCCCGACGTTGCCTCCGGCTCAGGGACTCCGCCTCTTCGCCTGGGCTGCTTCTACATGGTGGTGTTTGTGCCTATCACGTGTGCCCTGCTCCAGCTGGCCGCCTGGTCTCGCTTCACACTACACGGCCGCAAGCTGCAGGGGATCAAGACCCTGAGGCAAGGGGCCCAGCACGGCCACCTTATCGATGTCAAGGCCATATGA